Below is a window of Gemmatimonadales bacterium DNA.
GTCGAGGGGCCGATGCTCGTCCTGGCGGGCGCGGGCTCGGGCAAGACGCGGGTCCTTACCGTGCGACTCGCCCGCCTCCTCGACCAGCACGGCGTGGACCCGCGGCGCGTGCTGGCGGTCACCTTCACCAACAAGGCGGCGGCGGAGATGAAAGGCCGCGTAGCCACCCTCCTGGGCCGCGCTCCCGACGGCCTGTGGATCGGGACCTTCCACGCCGTATGCGCCCGGCTCCTGAGGCGCGAGGCGCCGCACCTCGGCTTCACGCGGACCTTCACCATCTACGACGAGGACGACAGCGAGTCACTCGTCCGCCGCGTGATAGACGATATCGGCCTGCCGCCGAAGCTGTACCCGGCGAGGGCGGTGCGGTACGAGATCTCCCGCGCCAAGAACGCGATGGTGAGCCCCGAGGCGTACGCCGCCGAAGCGCTCGATCCATGGCACGCGAACGTGGCCCGCATCTACGGCGCGACGGTACGCGCCCTCAAGCGCGCCAACGCGATGGACTTCGACGACCTGCTCCTCCACCCGCTCGAGCTGTTCCAGGCGCATCCCGAGCGGCTCGCGGACTACCGGTCGCGGTTCCAGTTCCTCCTGGTGGACGAGTACCAGGACACCAACCGCGCCCAGTACCGGTTCCTGCACGCCCTCGCGGGCGGGCACGGCAACCTCTTCGTGGTGGGCGACGATGACCAGTCCATCTACGGCTGGCGCGGCGCCGACCTCCGGAACATCCTCGAGTTCCAGCGCGACTTCGCCGGAGCACGGCTGGTGCGGCTCGAGGAGAACTACCGCTCGACCCGCCCCATTCTGGACGCGGCCAACAGCGTCATTTCGGCCAACGTCGGACGGCTTGGCAAGACGCTGCGCACCATACGCGGGGATGGGGAACCGCTCACGCTGCTGCGCGCGGCCGACGAGCGGGACGAGGCGGAGTGGCTGGTGCGCGAGTTCGCCCAGCGGGCGCGGCGAGGCGAGCACGCCTTCGACGAGATGGCGGTACTGGTGCGGACCAACGCCCAGACCCGCGCCTTCGAGGAGGAGCTGCGGCGCGGCGGCATCCCCTACCGGGTGGTGGGCGCGGTCAGCTTCTACCAGCGGCGCGAAGTGAAGGACCTGCTCGCTTACTTGCGACTGATCGTGAACCCTGACGACGACGAGGCGTTCCGCCGCGCCATCGCGGTGCCGCGGCGCGGGATCGGCGAGACGAGCCTGGTCGCGCTCGGGACCTGGGCCACGAAGTGGGGATGGTCGCTGGCACGGACGGCGGCGGCGGCGGGACGGGTGCCCGACCTCCGGGCGAAGGCGCGGGAAGGATTGGAGTCGTTCGCCGCGGAGCTGGAAGTGATGTCGCGTGAACTCGCGCCGCTCCAGCCGTCCGAGGCGCTCCGCGGCATCGTGGCGCGGCTGGGCTACGACGGCTTTCTGCTCGGTGAGGACGAGACCGGCCCCGAGCGCCTGGAGAACGTTAACGAGCTCATCAACGCCGCCGCTGCATGGTCGGAGGAGTGGGGTGCGGTCACCGAGGAGGAGGGGCTCCCGCTGGAGCGATTCCTCGCGCAGGCCGCGCTCACCACCGGCGCCGACGAGGAGGACGGCAGCGGCGTGACGATCATGACCCTGCACGCCGCCAAGGGGCTGGAGTTCCCCGTGGTCGCGGTGGCGGGGATGGAGGAAGGCCTGTTCCCGCTCTCGCGAGCCGACACGGCGGAGGGGGTCGAAGAGGAGCGCCGGCTCTGCTACGTGGGCATCACTCGCGCCAAGGACAAACTGTTCCTTTCCTACGCGAGGGCAAGGCGGCGTGGCGGCAGCCTGATGCCGTCCGCGCCCTCGCGTTTCCTCGACGACGTGCCGCCGTCGCTGGTTGAGGAGAAGGTGACGCGGCCTTCGTGGAGCATGGTGCGGGAACCGCGGCGCGGGCCGTCGCGCGAACCGGCGCGCACCTCATCGCCCGCTACCTTGGCGCTCGTCACGGAGATGGAGCACCAGGAGGCCGAGCGGAACGACGACGCGCCGCTCTACCGGCTCGGCGAGCGGGTGCGCCACCGCCGCTTCGGCGGCGGAACCATAAAGCACGTGGCCGGACGCGGCCGCGATCTCAAGGTGCAGGTGGAATTCGATGACGAGAGCGTCGGGTTGAAGCAGCTGCTTGCGGCGTATGCGGGACTCGAGAAGGAATGGGAATGACGGAGGTCTCATGTCCGTAACCCGTGACCAAATCCGGAAGATCGCCGACCTGGCGGAGCTCGGGGTCGACGATGCCGCCGCGGCCGAGCTCGAGAAACAGCTGTCGCGCATCCTCGACTACGTGGC
It encodes the following:
- a CDS encoding UvrD-helicase domain-containing protein — encoded protein: MIDVSLNDAQREAVAHVEGPMLVLAGAGSGKTRVLTVRLARLLDQHGVDPRRVLAVTFTNKAAAEMKGRVATLLGRAPDGLWIGTFHAVCARLLRREAPHLGFTRTFTIYDEDDSESLVRRVIDDIGLPPKLYPARAVRYEISRAKNAMVSPEAYAAEALDPWHANVARIYGATVRALKRANAMDFDDLLLHPLELFQAHPERLADYRSRFQFLLVDEYQDTNRAQYRFLHALAGGHGNLFVVGDDDQSIYGWRGADLRNILEFQRDFAGARLVRLEENYRSTRPILDAANSVISANVGRLGKTLRTIRGDGEPLTLLRAADERDEAEWLVREFAQRARRGEHAFDEMAVLVRTNAQTRAFEEELRRGGIPYRVVGAVSFYQRREVKDLLAYLRLIVNPDDDEAFRRAIAVPRRGIGETSLVALGTWATKWGWSLARTAAAAGRVPDLRAKAREGLESFAAELEVMSRELAPLQPSEALRGIVARLGYDGFLLGEDETGPERLENVNELINAAAAWSEEWGAVTEEEGLPLERFLAQAALTTGADEEDGSGVTIMTLHAAKGLEFPVVAVAGMEEGLFPLSRADTAEGVEEERRLCYVGITRAKDKLFLSYARARRRGGSLMPSAPSRFLDDVPPSLVEEKVTRPSWSMVREPRRGPSREPARTSSPATLALVTEMEHQEAERNDDAPLYRLGERVRHRRFGGGTIKHVAGRGRDLKVQVEFDDESVGLKQLLAAYAGLEKEWE